One genomic segment of Streptomyces sp. RerS4 includes these proteins:
- a CDS encoding S1 family peptidase, with protein MRIKSINRVRLLAVATGLAAVAALAAPTAASAAGDDHGFSPARLAAAGASVLRADVAGTAWHTDTATGTLVVTADSTVSDAELARIRREAGPDAGALRIERTPGKLTKLVSGGDAIYASSWRCSLGFNVRSGSTYYALTAGHCTDGAGTWWSNSSRTTVVGSTAGSSFPNNDYGLIKYASNSPVPPGTVGGQDITSAVNATVGMSVTRRGSTTGTHGGSVTGLNATVNYGGGDIVYGMIRTNVCAEPGDSGGPLYSGTRAVGLTSGGSGNCSSGGTTFFQPVVEALNAYGVSVY; from the coding sequence GTGAGGATCAAGAGCATCAACCGTGTCCGGCTGCTCGCGGTGGCCACCGGCCTGGCCGCCGTCGCAGCGCTCGCCGCCCCCACAGCCGCCAGTGCGGCCGGCGACGACCACGGATTCAGCCCGGCCCGACTCGCCGCCGCCGGGGCCTCCGTCCTGCGCGCCGACGTCGCGGGCACGGCCTGGCACACCGACACCGCCACCGGGACCCTCGTGGTCACCGCCGACTCCACCGTCAGCGACGCCGAGCTCGCCAGAATCCGCCGCGAGGCCGGGCCCGACGCGGGCGCCCTGCGCATCGAACGCACCCCGGGCAAGCTGACCAAGCTCGTCTCCGGCGGCGACGCGATCTACGCCTCAAGCTGGCGCTGCTCGCTGGGCTTCAACGTACGCAGCGGAAGCACGTACTACGCCCTCACCGCCGGCCACTGCACCGACGGCGCCGGCACCTGGTGGAGCAACTCCTCGCGCACCACCGTCGTCGGCTCCACCGCCGGCTCCAGCTTCCCCAACAACGACTACGGCCTCATCAAGTACGCCAGTAACTCCCCGGTCCCGCCCGGCACCGTCGGCGGCCAGGACATCACCAGCGCCGTCAACGCCACCGTCGGGATGTCGGTCACCCGCCGCGGCTCCACCACCGGCACCCACGGCGGCTCGGTCACCGGCCTCAACGCCACCGTCAACTACGGCGGCGGCGACATCGTCTACGGCATGATCAGGACCAACGTCTGCGCCGAACCCGGCGACAGCGGCGGCCCGCTCTACTCCGGCACCCGCGCGGTCGGCCTCACCTCCGGTGGCAGCGGCAACTGCTCCTCGGGCGGGACCACCTTCTTCCAGCCCGTCGTGGAGGCCCTGAACGCCTACGGCGTCAGCGTCTACTAG